A part of Haliotis asinina isolate JCU_RB_2024 chromosome 10, JCU_Hal_asi_v2, whole genome shotgun sequence genomic DNA contains:
- the LOC137297657 gene encoding WW domain-containing adapter protein with coiled-coil-like, translating to MVMHARKQPRLNDGFADRKDTHLHQNMQYQSKGLGGLFNDRYERGGRDSHDDRAREDVPGSHPSPRYQNKSSYIERNKEKRGGSSGQWEKSNHQMSSSTSTSSSRGGGGGNGQSYSGAGSSSQNNHDRPFKNVTKDQKDTKDRAEVQKSAVRVFGDWSEHISSSKKRYYYNCRTEVSQWEKPKEWIDSPRTPDNSRSKDGRLPGKPYTSSSTTSSSRASDGAKHSSSGERERPDKYPRSNSDSSVKHSEKFSPTDRPKIVYSKDVSNTASLRTSNLLQRANSTSDNSAYKEGYTDHRKNNYPYSSVDPMRRRQRHESESSRSSIGHTTPQKNDDSNHADDMEISPGSTPTSSRGVKASSCTAALQTLQKLQEALNMHIARTQQNWAQNNLPQQHSSPQQHPQQQHSHQPQKHNQGNQQNPQHSATSSSSHYPNPENGGGGGHDSPISDVSPCHSPTTSTTSSQNLPVATSALSGASIKKDNSVELTPSLSNYYNEKLIGHVLGWQADHAERQANRYMEEALNVGSLHCSQVSVELKKARSLVRVAEIQSTLHEQRILFLDKQISEIDSLKPGTTFLPS from the exons AACATGCAGTATCAGTCCAAAGGTCTTGGGGGATTGTTTAACGACAGATACGAGCGAGGTGGACGGGATTCTCATGATGACCGAGCCAGAGAAGATGTCCCTGGCAGCCATCCGAGTCCCCGATATCAgaacaagtcttcttatattgAGAGGAATAAAGAGAAAAGAG GTGGATCCAGTGGTCAGTGGGAGAAGAGCAACCACCAAATGTCATCGTCCACAAGCACCAGTAGCAGCCgaggagggggaggggggaATGGACAATCCTACAGTGGAGCAGGGAGCAGCAGTCAAAACAATCACGACAGACCCTTCAAGAATGTCACAAAGGATCAGAAGGACACCAAGGACAGAGCGGAG GTTCAGAAGTCGGCAGTACGAGTGTTTGGAGACTGGTCTGAACACATCAGTTCATCCAAGAAGCGATACTACTACAACTGTAGAACTGAAGTCTCTCAGTGGGAAAAGCCAAAGGAATGGATTGATAG CCCTCGAACCCCAGACAACAGCCGATCAAAGGATGGACGGCTTCCTGGCAAGCCGTATACATCCTCCTCTACAACCTCCTCAAGTAGAG CCAGTGACGGGGCAAAACATTCCTCTAGTGGGGAACGTGAGAGACCAGACAAATACCCCCGAAGTAATTCAGACTCTTCTGTCAAACACTCTGAAAAGTTCTCCCCAACAGACAGACCCAAAATTGTGTACTCTAAAGACGTGTCGAACACAGCTTCCCTTAGGACTAGTAACTTATTACAGAGGGCGAACTCCACCTCTGATAACTCAGCATACAAGGAGGGCTATACGGATCATAGAAAAAACAATTATCCTTACTCTTCTGTGGACCCTATGCGTCGGCGTCAGAGACATGAGAGTGAGAGTAGTCGGTCCTCAATAGGACATACGACACCACAGAAAAATGATG ATTCTAATCACGCTGATGACATGGAGATATCGCCAGGTAGTACTCCCACCAGTTCACGTGGAGTCAAGGCATCATCATGTACAG CTGCCCTGCAGACTTTACAGAAGTTACAGGAGGCTCTCAACATGCACATAGCTCGCACCCAACAGAATT GGGCACAAAACAATCTCCCCCAACAACACTCCAGTCCTCAACAACATCCACAACAACAGCACTCACATCAACCGCAAAAACATAACCAAGGTAACCAGCAAAATCCGCAACATTCAGCTACATCCTCGTCCTCTCACTACCCCAACCCAGAGAACGGAGGTGGCGGGGGACACGATAGCCCTATTTCGGATGTCAGTCCATG TCACAGTCCAACTACTAGTACCACCAGTTCTCAGAACCTCCCTGTTGCCACAAGTGCACTCTCTGGAGCCTCCatcaagaaagataactctgtgGAGTTGACGCCGTCACTCAGCAACTACTACAATGAGAAACTTATTGGTCACGTCTTGGGTTGGCAGGCAGATCATGCTGAACGTCAG GCTAATCGTTACATGGAGGAAGCTCTAAATGTGGGAAGTCTTCACTGTAGTCAGGTGTCAGTTGAACTGAAGAAAGCTCGCTCCCTTGTACGGGTTGCCGAGATACAGTCCACACTACATGAACAAAG gatACTGTTTTTGGATAAACAAATAAGTGAAATTGACAGCTTGAAGCCGGGTACAACATTCTTACCATCCTGA